The Sardina pilchardus chromosome 5, fSarPil1.1, whole genome shotgun sequence DNA window GAGAATGATGGATGGGAACTAGTCACCATTTGTACAGGAGCCAATAGGCTGTGAGATTGATGGATGGAAATGCTATTGTTAATGGTGTTTGTGTTAATATGAGACATGTTGAACTCTCTCGCTGTGTTTATGGTAGAATGGAACACCACATTCCTATATCTGTTTGTAACAGTActgaccatagacatatatatctatatagctttatatatctatggtactGACCATATTTCAGGTTCCGCAATCCAGCTATCTCTGAGGAGGAGCTGTGTGGACTTATGGGAGAGTTTGTGGTGGCAGCTCAGAAGGGAGATCATGAGGCCAAAGGATGGCCAAACTCCGCCTATGGAACCACTAAGGTAATGCTAAACTCTGCTTATGGAACCACTAAAGTAATGCTAAACTCTGCTTATGGAACCACTAAAGTAATGCTAAATAACGCTTATGGAACCGCTAAAGTAATGCTAAATAACGCTTATGGAACCGCTAAAGTAATGCTAATAACGCTTATGGAACCGCTAAGGTAATGCTAATAACGCTTATGGAACCACTAAAGTAATGCTAATAACGCTTATGGAACCACTAAAGTAATGCTAAATAACGCTTATGGAACCACTAAAGTAATGCTAAATAATGCCTATGGAACCGCTAAGGTAATGCTAATAACGCTTATGGAACCACTAAAGTAATGCTAAATAACGCTTATGGAACCACTAAAATAATGCTAAATAATGCCTATGGAACCACTAAAGTAATGCCAAAGGTCCCTTCACATGAAGCAAAGCATCAATAATGTAGTTCGCGAACCCAGAAAGTCGAGATCTCATGTCACATAATCACTTTATGGATTTTCCTTCAAGCGGAGCTGGCAGCCGGACagttgttaaagggatattccgccatttttggaaatacgctcatttcccacctcccctcgagcaaaacaatcgatatttaccttgttcccgttcatccagccattctgtgagtctggcgatacaacttttagcttcagcctagcatagatcattgaatcggattagaccattagcttctcgcctgctagcttcatgtttaaaagtgactaagatttctggaaATTTTCCCATTtcaaacgtgtctcctctcaagttagaaagtgcaataagaccaactgaaaatgaaacctggtgtttttctaggctgatttgacatggaactacactctcatctggcgtaataatcaaggcaacaggcaacttgcaaactactggcactactactgattgttgtctatggggactattttcagatgctgcgtacgatatcactgcgcctatggtacgtttgcaagttgccttgattattacgccagatgagagtgtagttccatgtcaaatcagcctagaaaaacgctaggtttcattttcagttggtcttattgcactttctaacttgagaggagacgcgtTTTGAATGGGAAAATttccagaaatcttagtcacttttaaacatgaagctagcaggcgagaagctaatggtctaatccgattcaatgatctatgctaggctgaagctaaaagttgtatcgccagactcacagaatggctggatgaacgggagcaaggtaaatatcgattgttttgctcgaggggaggtgggaaatgagcgtatttccaaaaatggcggaatatccctttaagtgttcttaaaggaatagttcggtattttacactttaagcccgttttctgtattgcctaggatgcaaaagagtgtttgacaccgacatCTCGAAGATTGATCCTGTTTCTGCAATTTAGGCTGccttagaatgttctctgtttGGATTCAGCATTGCTCGCTATGGGCATAgcctattctgtccttaaaacacctcTAAACGTtggctttttaaaatgtgcaacttaccgagtggttactggtcttcaacgatcttctatagcaagtttcacaCTTTTAGAGGTGTTCTGTGTTGTCCTCTGCAGATTGGTGGTTCTGTTCTAGGTCCAGGCCCGTGTATATACAGTAACCACTACTGTGTTGTCCTCTGCAGATTGGTGGTTCTGTTCTAGGTCCAGGCCCGTGTATGTAACCACTACTGTGTTGTCCTCTGCAGATTGGTGGTTCTGTTCTAGGTCCAGGCCCGTGTATATAACCACTACTGTGTTGTCCTCTGCAGATTGGTGGTTCTGTTCTAGGTCCAGGCCCGTGTATATAACCACTACTGTGTTGTCCTCTGCAGATTGGTGGTTCTGTTCTAGGTCCAGGCCCGTATATCTAACCACTACTGTGTTGTCCTCTGCAGATTGGTGGTTCTGTTCTAGGTCCAGGCCCGTGTATATACAGTAACCACTACTGTGTCCTCTGCAGATTGGCGCGACGGTTCTGTCCCGCATCCAGGCCGCTGTTCTGACCCAAACGCGGGCAGCTGATGGGATCCTGCTGAACGCCTGCTGTCCTGGCTGGGTGCGCACAGACATGGCCGGCCCCAAGGCCACCAAGAGCCCCGAGGAGGGGGCCGAGACGCCCGTGTACCTGGCCATGCTGCCCACTGGAGCCCCCGCACCCCACGGCCAGCTGGTGTGGGACAAAACAGTGCAGGAGTGGTGAGGGCACTGCAGGGTCCCACATACTGACCACTAACTCCACCCTTCATCTAGACTTGTATGTTTCTAGTGTGCAAGTTTCTCCATCTCCGAACATGGCCGTCTTGTAATTGAGGCTAGGCTAAATGGCATGCATGTTGGTCtcaaaataaaatatgtattaGTAGTAAACTTATGATTATGGAAATCAGATATTGCATTATCATTGAATAAATGAGTGGTTTGAACTGTACATTTTCTGTTTAGTTGTTTGCTCTTGTTTGTCAGTCATACAGTATgacctacagtacgtgtgtcCTAAGCAGCAGTCACACCCCGGGGGTTTACATGGGGAGGTCTTCTGTAATGACTCCAGGTCTACATCAACCCTCCGTAATGACTCCAGGTCTACATCAACCCTCCGTAATGACTCCAGGTCTACATCAAACCTCCGTAATGACTCCAGGTCTACATCAACCCTCCGTAATGACTCCAGGTCTACATCAACCCTCGTAATGACTCCAGGTCTACATCAAACCTCCGTGGCTCATCCAGATCTCTGGGTTTTCTTTGACAACATCTTCAAGACACATAATTTATGGACAAAACTCACACTAGAGATTATGTTAGAGTGTTGCATCACACTACCCAGATGCTTTGTAGAGACGCTTGGTTGTCCCCCTTAAACAAGCATCTGAGGAAAATAGGAACTGATGATAGAAGCCATCATGGTCCACACATCTCCCCAGGACAATAAGGTTGGTGTGTGAGTTCACAATCTAAAGGTGATACACAGGGCAACTTGTAGGGCACTGTAGCCGAGCAACACTTTCTCCTTGAGATTTGGGCAACTTTACTATCTGACAATTTGGATAGTTTAACGGTGACTTTTTGAGATAATACAATCAGAAGGCTAGCGATAAGTCACATGACCATCTGTGAGCTTCTGAAATTTCTAACAAAGACGGCAGCGTCAGCAGCAAATTAAAAGAGAGGCTGCTCATATCTTTTAAAGCGGTAGGGTGACATGTTGAAACCAAAACTGGGCATTTCCTTCACCAAAtgcttaaagtgtaacttcacccataactccacccacttcacatttctgaaaaaaacgttcaaaatgggcgagacgttctgaaatttggagagggagtgcagcactgctgcagccaatcaaccatggtgatttcgtgtcaatctgggaatgagtgctgcagacatggcttatcacaggtaggctaatcagggcagcaggcgttggggcgtttcattcctaatttgtaacaacGCGGTGACGTTGACTCaccagagaagtgcaggactacgtcagcattccaatagcattttggaccaaaatgccatggcatgtttcaacctgtagagggcgcggagagctatctccaatacaaaatcatacgaaatatgacttttctcgggaaacacaatttttgtcaatattaaccctggtaatagtgtagttcaccacGTATGAGTAATTTCAACCAATCAACAGCtcgaaaaacatattttagggcgcagttacactttaactaAACAACTTAACATACATTTTTAAGTGCTGAGGTTAAGAAGACAGTTTTTCCCCTCGCAGGTTTTACAGTATAGGGGTATTATTTAGCTGTTGTCTCTGTTGGGAATTGGCTAGCTAGTGGTGGTTTTGTAGTATAGGGGTATTGTTTAGCTGTTGTCTCTGTTGCCCTGACCAGTTGCTCTGTGTCTCACCTGGTTGCCTGTTGCCATGGAAGCACCCTATTTGGTTCCCCAGAATTCCCGTTTCCTTAACTCCATTGCGTAGAAGTTATTGAGTTATTGCTAGGTTACCGTGTGTATTCACAGCACTGAATTGCGCTTCCTTTGTCTTCAACTTCAGTAACTGACTAGAGCTTGTAAGTAACTTAGACCAAAGTAgcactctatgatctttggtaaaGACCAAGGGAAAAGTAAACTCCACAGTGAACCAAATCAGGTCAGGTTTGGAGGTTGTGTAGCATATGGGCAAGTGATTTGATTGGAGGTTGTGTATATGGGCAGTTGGTTTGATTGGAGGTTGTATGGCAAGTGGTTTGGTTGTCCAGCAATGAAATGCTCCTTTAAGTCATTCCTAAACGCAATGGGTGCATACAGAAGGACATTATTAATTTGTAGGAAGGCATAGAAGCATATGGTATGCACATAGAATTCACAAAGTGTTGGTTTATTTGGACATTCAGACTCAACTGTGCATCTCTGATGTGCAATTTGTACATCTCcatcatgcaaaaaaaaaattgaggtGTTTTGTAAGAATAATAAAAATTGAGGTGTTTTGTAAGAATAATAATGTGACAATATAATAGTAATTTACTGTGATACACTGTTTCTATTTAGAGATAATTTAGAAATGTATGAGAAGTTGATCTTGAAGGATGTTATACTGGACTTTCAGGTTAATGCACTACATATTTTCAACTGGAGGTGGCACTGTTCACTCATAAATCAGCCGTTCAGACATTTTCAGTCGCTTATAAGTGAATGCATTACGTTCATGGATATGACACAACTCTGAAACATACGATGTAAAGGACTATAAAAGCACAATTTAAAACATAAATTAAAACCAGATGTTATATCATAGTCTTTTATACTGCACACTCTCTTCAGTGGTAAACCCCCACCAGTCTTTTCAGATACTTTCCTGTCAAATGTCAAGTGTTATGGCTCTGAGAAGAGGTGGAGAGTTTAATGCCTTCTACAGAATAAAAACCCTTTTTTAATAAACAGAGAAAATAAGACTGTGAGCCAGTGGATGTCTGCAGCATTGTGCGAATACACCATGAAGAACAATAATTGTGTGATGGCTGCATAAATGTTGGTGGTTGACAGTATAACTGTGTCTGTAAGATCTTCTAAATCTCACAAAGTAGGTAGTACATAAAGAGGTGGTAAAACACGATGTCATCTGCATATAGTGGCACAGTATCTCCTCAGCTGCATTTGCAGGTGCGGACGATCATATTGGACAGCTGCTCCACCTGTAAAGCACAGACAGAATGTTCACAGTGTGTTGAGATGTCATACCTAcagcaaatgaactgaatttgaaacAAATTAGTGTAAAACTTAAACGTAGTGTAAAAAAAGTTGAATTTAACATGGAAATGCTTTAGTTTATTTCCAGTTCTTTGGTCTTTCTAATGTTGTACCTTATGTTGTCTACCCACATAGTAGAGAATGGGAAGAGGGTCCATGACGTGCGGAACACAGCAGGGTTGGGCCGACGCTCCTGGATTATGGTGCTTATACAGGGACAATACCTAGCAACATATAGATACATATTAACATACAGGGACAATACCTAGCAACGTATAGATACATATTAACATACAGGGACAATACCTACCAACATATAGATACATGTCAACATACAGGGACAATACCTACCAACATATAGATACACGTTAACATACAGGGACAATACCTACCAACATATAgatacacactaacatacagGGACAATACCTACCAACATATAgatacacactaacatacagGGACAATACCTAGcaacatatacagtaccctccagaattattggcacccttggtaaaagttgactaaaaataggtctaaaaaatcatctttaggtgatttattgtactcccacaatgaaaacaatgaggaaaaatacaccctgcaagggaagcaaatttattctgagaaaaaggaaaatctcataaagaaataaatgtttttaataaaaacacgtcactcacaattattggcacccctacttgtaataccttcttaaacctccctttgtcaataaaacagcatgtaatattcttctctgacaccccataaagattgagaatacaaagtaagggatttaagaccattcatctttacaaaacctccccagatcgtccagattgctaggtccacacttgtgcattcttctcgttgactcatcccactgtttttctatggagtttagatcaggggactgctatggcaatgtctgaagcttgattttgtgttcagtaaaccatatttgttttgatctgtgcatttgttttggttcattgacctgatgaatgatccaatcatgaccaacttttagggccttggcagagattgtttgatttcctttgaaaatgttcaggttttttcttggtgttcatgatgccatgcaccttaattaggttcccaaggcctttggaaattaaaacagccccacaatagcacagcccttccaccataattctgattaggcatggggttctttttagtatagtcattcttctatgtacgccaaagacaccttaagtgtttttagcaaaagagcatcatTTTATTtccatctgacaatagaccacactcccagacatgtcatggtaccattcagtaactcctgccatttacattgctcattaaatgactctactggctttaacctgacatgctgtctaaataatctattagcagtgaggtcacttttgaagatttttgggggggacttggtgaccccaagatgatagctttgtctgtaactctcaacagtggttcgtatcataccatcctccatactgtgcgtgggagcaaaatagccatgggtctttgtccaagcatgtttgccacatttccagatgattagaaccttttagtcatcattttaactggaaatataggcattttcaacaaaatacctagtttccatagacattctcttacttacaaatgtcaacacaatttctttttatttcaatttagtgtattctcttgtctctccaatgttgaaaaatgactagaggatatagcctctgagtgacttcattttcataccatagtgaaaaagaacgtcatgaactacttctgaaagttcacagacactctgatttactttaaaacgttgcatttacataggaaaatgctcctgttaaatgttgtacataatatatttcaggggtgccaataattgtgagcaagctgtttttgttaaaaatatttatttctttatgagattttcctttttctcagaataaatttgcttgccttgcagggtatatttttcctcgttgttttcattgtgggagtacaataaatcacctaaagattatttttatacctatttttagtcaacttttaccaagggtgccaataattctggagggtactgtagatACATATCAACATACAGGGACAATACCTACCaacatatagatacatatcaACATACAGGGACAATACCTACCaacatatagatacatatcaACATACAGGGACAATACCTAGCAATAGATACATATCAACATACAGGGACAATACCTAGCaacatatagatacatatcaATATACAGGGACAATACCTAGCAAcatatagtgtatgtgtttacctgagCGTATTTGTTTTCCGTGTTCCACACATAGGAACAGGAGCCTATGCAGTAGTTGGCGTGGTAACCAGAGGGCTCATGAATCCATTTCCACCCGAGATCTTTACGGAAATCAATGTACAACTGTCTTACGCAGCAGTTCTCTGACTTTCTGTAGGATCAAACACAGGCTAAGTTAGATCAtgaagataataataatatgaagaCTATTTCCTGTTCAGGTCATGGCATCACTTCTCACTCTGAGCATGTTTCAGCAGTTGAAGTTTGACGCTTCCTGCGGGAATGCTGGTCATCCTTATTttccacaggaagtgacatcactaAGATGTGAGGCTTCTGCATATACATTGCGAGAGCGCCTGTGTCACCTCTGAGTTTGGCCATGCCTGTTGGGGGACACAAACGAcatcattaatgacatcagttTAACAGCAGCACTCGGCATCCTCTGAGTGTCTCCTGCAGCTGCTTCATGACACGTCCCGTACCGGATATGGAGAACAGGAAGTCCTTCCTTTTTTCACCACAGTCACAGTGCACTTTCAACTGGAAGCCTTGTTCCACATCTGGACAGATCAAAGACCAAAGAAATGTTGGCACATAGCAAACAGCAGATTTAGATCATTGCCGATATCTAAGACCAAATATATGCTATGGTGATTGGAGAGGATTAAAGCATGTGTCTCATCTTTTGGAAGTGAAGACattgatgacgatgatgatgaagatgatgacttACCTGGTCCCTGAAGCCAGTCTCTCAGCGTTTGTGTCACGTCAAAAGAGAGCCAGCGGTCGGCCAGGTCCCTGGACACGAAGCGTGAGCCCAGGTAGCGGCTCTGCTGCCCCGTGCCCCGGTACAACTCCAGCCTCTGCTCCGTCCCGTTGGGCATGAGCGGACTCTTGATCTGCAGCCGCAGCTCCGCCCGGGAGAGCAGGTCCGGCCCCAAGCTGGCCCGCATCTGCGTCAGGTTGAACAGCAGCTGGTGCTTCGTACTGTTCTCCCCTGGAGACATGGGACACACAGGGCAGGGCGAGCTGCttcagtgcatttcatacacacacacacacacataaacaatagCAAAAAGTCATTGTAAATAAGAGCATAAAAGGGCAATAGTTAAAATAATAGTTAAAAAGTAAATACAAtagaataatagtaataatgataataaaaacattaaatagacaaaacaaaatggacTTAGGAAATCAAAAAGTCTTAAAGACACCTCAAGCACACAAAAAACACCTGAAACTCTTTTCTTCTCAAATGTACTCTTTGCTGAAGGTGAAGTGGTACGCTCATATTACTGATCTTGAACCATACATTTAAAACGTCCTTGACAATAAAACAAACTAAATAAATTACAAACTAAGGCTTAAAAGCAACTGCTGTTTTGggcatatttgtgtgttgttgtcattgCGAAGAGATCCTCAGGGGTGAGGTTTTCCCATTTCGCTCCGTTCCAAAGGCTGGCCATGTCTGCCGACGGGGCCAAAATGGACCCTGTATCGCACAGTAATTACACATTGATGAGACCGCCAGAGACGCCCGCCAGATCACTCCACTTCTCGCCACCACAGACTTCCGCCAGGCTCGTCCCATATTAGGGCTCCCCTAGCAATTACGTGTCCCCCTGTGGTGCTGTGGCTGGAGAGCCCTGAGAAGCCACCAGGAGAAATAAAGGCTCAGAAAAGACGAGAGAACCCTGAGAAGGGGGCCAACCATCAGTAGGGACCAGTcgtctggaggagagagagagagatgttttgggacagcattgagagagagagagggagagagagagatgttttgggacagcattgagagagagagggagagagagagagagagagatgtattgggacagcagagagagagagatgtattggGACAGCACTGCTGGTGGTTTTCCTTGAGAAATTGTTAATTCAACTAAGGCAGCGAGACAGAAACACCCATACACACTAGACCACAGCTAGCGTCCAAAATTATAGAGCATCTGCATCTGTAAACCACACCCTGTTTCTAAGTAAAAATATTCTAAGACCAGTTCCATTTCTCCCATGTCTACAATTCAACCTCTCAATATTTCATTTAGTATATCCATTTTTCAAAGGTGCATTCTGCATTTTTTGTTATCTAGAATCTGCCTTGATCTAGGGAAGGAAATGAATAAGGCTGCACTTGAGCGTCTGGCTTCTCTACTGTATATCTACCTCATTTCATGTGTTTCCATAGATCTCTTGTCTTGAACTAGTTTCAACGATTATTGTccaattattgttattattttgtttttttaaaactgaATAGTCCATGGGGCTGCAGAGAAAGTGTGAAGTGATCAAGAAGCTGATGCTCAGAGacttacatatatatacacatatacagtgtgtgtgtgtgtgtttgaggatgcAGGAGCGTGTGTTAATAtgggctacagtgtgtgtgtttgaggatggaGGAGCGTGTGTTAATAtgggctacagtgtgtgtgtttggggatggAGGAGCGTGTGTTAATAtgggctacagtgtgtgtgtttggggatggaggagtgtgtgttaatatgcagtgtgtgtgtgtttgaggatgcAGGAGCGTGTGTTAATAtgggctacagtgtgtgtgtttgagtatggaGGACCGTGTGTTAATAtgggctacagtgtgtgtgtttgagaatgcAGGAGCGTGTGTTAATAtgggctacagtgtgtgtgtttgagtatggaGGACCGTGTGTTAATAtgggctacagtgtgtgtgtttgaggatgcAGGAGCGTGTGTTAATAtgggctacagtgtgtgtgtttgagtatggaGGACCGTGTGTTAATAtgggctacagtgtgtgtgtttggggatgcAGGAGCGTGTGTTAATATGGgctacaatgtgtgtgtttgaggatggaGGACCGGGTGttaatatacagtgtgtgtgtttgagtatggaGGACCGTGTGTTAATAtgggctacagtgtgtgtgtttggggatgcAGGAGCGTGTGTTAATATGGgctacaatgtgtgtgtttgaggatggaGGACCGGGTGttaatatacagtgtgtgtgtttgaggatgcAGGAGCGTGTGTTAATatgggctagtgtgtgtgtttggggatgcAGGAGCGTGTGttaatatacagtgtgtgtgtttgaggatgcAGGAGCGTGTGttaatatacagtgtgtgtgtttgaggatggaGGAGCGGTGttaatatacagtgtgtgtgtttgaggatggaGAACCGGGTGttaatatacagtgtgtgtgtttgaggatggaGAACCGGGTGTTAATatgggctagtgtgtgtgtttgaggatgcAGGATGTTGTTTTATGGAGATAGGAGTCATTGTATACAGGAACTGAGTCACTAATGCTACATGCTGAGTACTGGCTTCCTTCCTCTCCAGATAATcggcgtgaacacacacacacacacacacacacacacacacacacacacacacacacacacacacacacacacacacacacacacacacacacacagaaacagacacacgctTATCGGCAGACATATAtaaaccacacgcacacacatacacacacacacacacacacacacacaaacacacacactccgagggagtgagagagagaaacagagacactcTTATCAAAACAAGAATTATGTTCTTataaagcacgcacacacacacacacacacacacacacatacacactgtgtaAATCTTTCCTACTGTATCTGTAAACTGTTGCTTGTGTCTGCACATGTGCAGGTATgtaatatatgtaaatataatgtatgcatgtatgtatgtatgtaatgtatggctgtactgagctcaatgagcatcaaacaggctaaaagGCCTCCTGGAAAAAGcagcatgccaatctctagctatggtgaagggcaCTGATGATGtcgggctattttaattccaacggccaagggaactttatcaggatgcataaaatcctggatccatgaaatagatggcctttaaaaataaaaatctgcctgcccctttGTTAATCTGCCTGCCCCAAATTCCCacagggttacatagggggtcaaatacttccttccacCTAGCATTTAAgaagaacatgtatttatttacgatacattcttcaatcacaaagaaaattggtccttagcggtttgatttttactattttttttaattaagacattaagatcaattgtcaagtgatgcttttatattcctctttttaggccactttagcatggtatcaaatacattttctccccactttgtaatgtataatgtatatgtaatgtatgtatataaGGTGTGCAGGTATAATATTTAATGTATATGTATGGCTGTACTCACACTGCTGCATGGTGAACTTGTGCACCTCCTTGGCGTAGTATGCAggtatgtaatataatataatgtatgtatataatgtatGGCGTAGTATGCAggtatgtaatataatataatataatgtatgtatataatgtatGGCTGTACTCACGCTGCTGCATGGTGAACTTGTGCACCTCCTTGGCGTAGTATGCAggtatgtaatataatataatgtatgtatataatgtatGGCTGTACTCACGCCGCTGCATGGTGAACTTGTGCACCTCCTTGGCGTAGTATGCAggtatgtaatataatataatgtatgtacagtata harbors:
- the tgfb1b gene encoding transforming growth factor beta-1 proprotein, which codes for MRTVSVLLAGLCALACVHHSSALSTCRPLDGDLMRRKRIEAIRGQILSKLRLPKEPELESDEEDEQAPPTLLSVYNSTVQLGHELTQHAAAAWTHDEDEGTYYAKEVHKFTMQQRENSTKHQLLFNLTQMRASLGPDLLSRAELRLQIKSPLMPNGTEQRLELYRGTGQQSRYLGSRFVSRDLADRWLSFDVTQTLRDWLQGPDVEQGFQLKVHCDCGEKRKDFLFSISGMAKLRGDTGALAMYMQKPHILVMSLPVENKDDQHSRRKRQTSTAETCSEKSENCCVRQLYIDFRKDLGWKWIHEPSGYHANYCIGSCSYVWNTENKYAQVLSLYKHHNPGASAQPCCVPHVMDPLPILYYVGRQHKVEQLSNMIVRTCKCS